The following coding sequences lie in one Arthrobacter sp. SLBN-122 genomic window:
- a CDS encoding acyltransferase family protein, whose amino-acid sequence MRSTGTRGTGSGADTASRDPVIDIVRFICLVLVVVGHSTMVSPVLHPDGTVTTENTLAEQDWFEPVIWIFMVMPLFFVTGGITGLQSWRRLKASGGTGAQFIRARLLRLVRPAAALLATMVAGLSVAAALGVDRQVVQLVATGAGMPLWFLAAYLAAQLNIPVLAALHDRAPWLTLGLLTGLVIAVDCLRGTVPDLANANLVFVWCAVQQLGFLAADGQLSRLSRSGLLGIAVAAHLLLGLVTGLGLYRGNMLVNLNPPNLSLVLLGVSQLAAMELARPVLAPLAGIRWISRLLQVAGARSLTVYLWHLPLLAAMSGLLLLAPIAKPASGTPEWWWSRPLVVLALVFLLLPVAAAFGRLEERTTALQAFRCRPAVAGTAVVVVFIPVADAALSGLSLGLLAAGALCFCVAILLLGGLPLPRRGAVRRGRKRGPGKRGPRGIASGVK is encoded by the coding sequence ATGCGAAGCACCGGCACGCGGGGGACAGGAAGCGGGGCGGACACGGCAAGCCGTGATCCGGTGATCGATATTGTCCGGTTCATCTGCCTGGTCCTGGTGGTGGTGGGGCACTCCACGATGGTCAGCCCGGTCCTGCACCCAGACGGGACCGTGACAACCGAAAACACCTTGGCCGAACAGGACTGGTTCGAACCCGTCATCTGGATCTTCATGGTCATGCCCCTGTTCTTCGTCACCGGCGGCATCACCGGCCTGCAGTCCTGGCGCCGGCTCAAGGCAAGCGGCGGGACCGGGGCGCAGTTCATCCGCGCGCGCCTCCTGCGCCTGGTCCGCCCGGCCGCCGCCCTGCTGGCAACCATGGTGGCCGGCCTGTCCGTGGCCGCAGCGCTCGGCGTGGACCGGCAGGTGGTCCAGCTTGTTGCCACCGGGGCGGGCATGCCACTGTGGTTTCTTGCGGCCTACCTTGCAGCGCAGCTGAACATTCCGGTCCTGGCAGCGCTCCATGACCGCGCACCCTGGCTGACCCTCGGCCTGCTTACCGGGCTGGTGATTGCCGTGGACTGTCTCCGCGGTACCGTGCCGGACCTGGCCAACGCGAACCTGGTCTTCGTGTGGTGCGCAGTCCAGCAACTGGGTTTCCTTGCCGCGGACGGGCAACTTTCCCGCCTCTCCCGCTCCGGGCTGCTGGGCATCGCGGTGGCGGCACACCTGCTGCTGGGACTCGTGACCGGACTTGGCCTGTACCGCGGCAACATGCTGGTCAACCTCAACCCGCCCAACCTGTCCCTGGTGCTCCTGGGCGTTTCGCAGCTGGCGGCGATGGAACTTGCGCGGCCCGTCCTGGCGCCGCTGGCCGGCATCCGCTGGATCAGCCGGCTCCTGCAGGTGGCCGGCGCCCGGTCCCTGACGGTCTACCTGTGGCACCTGCCGCTGCTGGCGGCCATGTCCGGATTGCTGCTCCTGGCACCGATCGCCAAACCAGCATCGGGTACGCCCGAATGGTGGTGGTCACGTCCACTGGTGGTCCTCGCGCTGGTCTTCCTGCTTCTGCCGGTGGCCGCAGCCTTTGGCCGCCTGGAGGAACGGACGACGGCGCTCCAGGCTTTCCGCTGCAGGCCCGCCGTGGCGGGGACCGCCGTCGTAGTGGTCTTCATTCCCGTGGCGGACGCCGCGCTCAGCGGCCTGTCGTTGGGGCTGCTGGCAGCCGGCGCCCTGTGTTTTTGCGTGGCGATCCTTCTGCTGGGCGGACTGCCGCTGCCGCGGCGCGGTGCTGTCCGCAGGGGCCGGAAGCGGGGGCCGGGGAAGAGGGGCCCAAGGGGCATTGCCAGCGGCGTGAAGTAG
- a CDS encoding GNAT family N-acetyltransferase, protein MTENTASAEDTFTANVSLLRNDEQQRYELLVDGRLAVQAFFRDLPGHIDFTHTETGEDFEGQGLGKVLAHFALDDVVATGKRIIPHCPFISSYLRKHEGYGQFVDWPER, encoded by the coding sequence ATGACCGAGAACACCGCGTCCGCAGAGGACACCTTCACCGCCAATGTCTCGCTGCTGCGCAATGACGAACAGCAACGGTATGAGCTCCTGGTGGATGGCAGGTTGGCTGTCCAGGCCTTTTTCCGCGACCTTCCCGGGCACATTGATTTCACCCACACCGAGACCGGCGAGGACTTTGAAGGCCAGGGCCTGGGCAAGGTCCTGGCGCATTTTGCCCTGGATGATGTGGTGGCCACGGGAAAGCGGATCATCCCGCACTGCCCGTTCATTTCCAGCTACCTCCGCAAGCATGAGGGCTACGGCCAGTTCGTCGACTGGCCCGAACGCTGA
- a CDS encoding NAD(P)/FAD-dependent oxidoreductase — MQLAGKGNVAGNQETIFDVAVIGGGPAGLSAGTALARALRSVVVIDGGEQRNLGAESVHGFLSREGMHPRDLLAAGREELARYGGTMASGFVRSASRDGDRFVLALGDGSTRVARRLLIASGIMDELPDLPGVADRWGRDVLYCPYCHGWEIRNQRIGVLAADSHSVMQALTFRQWSPDVTLLLNDALELSPGQEEQLAARSVRVVEGKVRALEVRDDRLTGASRDAGRTVPLDVLVVSPATTSKANMLQRLGLEPAALPDGPGSRLETDESGRTSCPGVWAAGNATDVSAQVMTAAAAGLRAAEAINADLVLADTRHAVEAARVPAGQ; from the coding sequence ATGCAGCTGGCCGGGAAGGGCAATGTGGCGGGAAACCAGGAAACCATTTTCGATGTGGCGGTCATTGGCGGGGGACCGGCGGGCCTAAGCGCGGGCACCGCCTTGGCGCGGGCGCTGCGTTCCGTGGTGGTGATCGACGGCGGCGAGCAGAGGAACCTGGGGGCGGAAAGTGTCCACGGCTTCCTGAGCCGGGAGGGGATGCATCCCCGGGACCTTCTGGCGGCAGGCAGGGAGGAACTGGCCAGGTACGGCGGGACGATGGCTTCCGGGTTTGTCAGATCGGCCAGCCGGGACGGGGATCGGTTCGTGCTGGCTTTGGGGGACGGCTCCACCCGGGTTGCCCGGCGCCTGCTGATCGCATCAGGAATCATGGATGAGCTTCCCGACCTGCCAGGCGTAGCCGACCGCTGGGGACGGGACGTGCTGTATTGCCCCTACTGCCACGGATGGGAAATCCGGAACCAAAGAATCGGAGTCCTGGCGGCCGATTCCCATTCCGTCATGCAGGCCCTGACGTTCCGGCAGTGGAGTCCGGACGTGACGCTCCTGCTCAACGACGCCCTGGAACTCAGCCCGGGCCAGGAGGAACAACTCGCTGCGCGGTCCGTCCGCGTGGTGGAGGGAAAGGTCCGGGCGCTGGAGGTCCGCGATGACCGGCTTACGGGCGCCTCCCGGGATGCGGGCCGGACGGTGCCCCTTGATGTCCTGGTGGTCAGTCCGGCCACCACGAGTAAAGCCAACATGCTTCAGCGGCTGGGACTGGAACCGGCCGCCCTGCCGGATGGTCCGGGGAGCCGCCTGGAGACCGACGAAAGCGGCCGGACGTCATGCCCGGGAGTGTGGGCCGCGGGCAATGCTACAGATGTTTCCGCCCAGGTCATGACGGCGGCCGCAGCGGGGCTTCGCGCGGCGGAGGCCATCAACGCGGACCTGGTCCTGGCCGACACCCGGCACGCGGTTGAGGCTGCCCGCGTTCCAGCTGGGCAGTAA
- a CDS encoding SDR family NAD(P)-dependent oxidoreductase, with product MTPSSSRTTALVTGASAGLGHEFAKQLAAQGHDLVLVARNASRLAETAEDLRRRYGIMAEVLPADLTDDDDVAAVVERLEDTSRPVGILVNNAGIGLLHNFEDNHAPEEKKHLKLHAETSMVLTHAALKGMLERGEGRIINVASVAAFLPRGTYSAAKAWLVSFSRWANLAYRTRGVKVTAVCPGFTHTEFHDRMGMDKSVAPSWTWLRAERVVSEGLADNERGKAVSIPSKRYKVLAAVAKVAPARLMAGPARKPK from the coding sequence ATGACGCCATCGAGTTCGCGCACCACAGCACTTGTCACCGGGGCCAGCGCAGGGCTGGGCCATGAATTCGCAAAGCAGCTTGCGGCCCAGGGGCATGACCTGGTCCTGGTGGCGCGCAACGCGTCCCGGCTGGCGGAAACAGCGGAGGACCTCCGGCGCCGCTACGGCATCATGGCTGAGGTGCTCCCCGCAGACCTGACGGACGACGACGACGTCGCCGCCGTCGTCGAACGCCTGGAAGACACCAGCCGGCCGGTGGGGATCCTGGTCAACAACGCAGGGATCGGGCTGCTGCACAACTTTGAGGACAACCACGCGCCGGAGGAGAAGAAGCACCTGAAGCTGCACGCGGAAACGTCCATGGTCCTGACCCACGCGGCGCTGAAGGGCATGCTGGAGCGCGGGGAGGGACGGATCATCAATGTGGCCAGTGTGGCCGCGTTCCTGCCCCGCGGCACCTATTCCGCGGCCAAGGCCTGGCTGGTCAGTTTCAGCCGGTGGGCGAACCTGGCCTACCGCACGCGGGGCGTCAAGGTCACGGCCGTCTGCCCCGGCTTCACCCACACGGAGTTCCACGACCGGATGGGGATGGACAAGTCCGTGGCGCCGTCGTGGACTTGGCTGCGCGCCGAGCGGGTGGTCAGTGAAGGCCTGGCGGACAACGAGCGCGGCAAGGCGGTGTCCATCCCGTCCAAGCGCTACAAGGTGCTGGCGGCGGTGGCCAAGGTGGCTCCGGCGCGGCTAATGGCTGGGCCGGCGCGGAAGCCGAAGTAG
- a CDS encoding FUSC family protein has protein sequence MKRVVAQVRALHRLEPATNDHLAALRVALSVAAPSLLLLAAGRTDLIIYAVFGALTGMYGRLEPHQLRLRHQGQGALVLLSGVAVGVTLSINHIHSWWLVAVEAILAGVGSVYSDRVRLKPNGPFFGILALGACASVPTTVPWYAALLIAAASSAFSILIGFSGWVRQRAWEAGATRNVPSRSAAGQRELSVHAARYVLAVGAAGTVGVLSGSGHPHWAMAAAAVPLAGADLPSSVRRGIHRIVGTLLGLVVTAVVILPGPWALAALYPAFQEPVHQATVLALLVILFQFATELFMTRHYGLAMVWFTPVILLMTQLAAPTEPQVLILERAVETLVGALLGILVVVAVRRPGARTRTPLPGLLRLPRRPSH, from the coding sequence ATGAAGCGCGTAGTGGCACAGGTGCGCGCACTCCACCGGCTGGAGCCTGCCACCAATGACCACCTTGCCGCACTGCGCGTGGCCCTCAGCGTTGCCGCCCCCTCGCTGCTCCTGCTGGCCGCCGGGCGGACCGACCTCATCATCTACGCCGTGTTCGGCGCATTGACCGGCATGTACGGCCGCTTGGAACCGCACCAGCTGCGGCTCCGCCACCAGGGGCAGGGTGCCCTGGTGCTGCTCAGTGGCGTGGCTGTGGGCGTGACGCTGTCCATCAACCACATCCACTCGTGGTGGCTGGTGGCGGTGGAGGCCATCCTGGCCGGAGTGGGCTCCGTGTACTCGGACCGCGTACGGCTGAAACCGAACGGGCCCTTCTTCGGAATCCTGGCCCTTGGGGCGTGTGCCTCCGTTCCCACCACAGTCCCCTGGTATGCCGCGCTGCTTATCGCCGCGGCATCATCAGCATTCTCCATCCTCATCGGCTTCAGCGGCTGGGTGCGGCAAAGGGCATGGGAAGCCGGGGCCACCAGGAACGTGCCGTCCCGTTCGGCCGCAGGGCAGCGGGAACTGAGCGTCCACGCCGCCCGGTACGTCCTGGCCGTGGGTGCTGCCGGAACAGTGGGTGTCCTAAGCGGCAGCGGCCACCCGCACTGGGCCATGGCGGCAGCCGCCGTACCGCTCGCCGGCGCCGACCTGCCCAGCAGCGTCCGGCGGGGTATCCACCGCATCGTGGGGACGCTCCTGGGCCTGGTGGTTACCGCCGTCGTAATCCTGCCGGGGCCCTGGGCACTGGCCGCCCTCTATCCGGCATTTCAGGAGCCGGTGCACCAGGCCACGGTGCTGGCCCTCCTGGTCATCCTTTTCCAGTTCGCCACCGAGCTGTTCATGACCCGGCACTATGGCCTGGCCATGGTCTGGTTTACGCCGGTCATCCTGCTGATGACGCAGCTGGCCGCCCCCACCGAACCGCAGGTCCTGATCCTGGAGCGCGCGGTGGAAACCCTGGTGGGTGCTCTGTTGGGGATCCTGGTGGTGGTGGCTGTCCGCCGGCCGGGAGCCCGCACCCGGACTCCGCTCCCGGGCCTACTTCGGCTTCCGCGCCGGCCCAGCCATTAG